In one Blastocatellia bacterium genomic region, the following are encoded:
- a CDS encoding transglycosylase SLT domain-containing protein — translation MLEVKDTKNIDTLIYQLDGVEIARCESPPYKLVIEPAKLATKFPSLTTSNHILSITLEDTKGKKTLQSESLLLAFEMAEIATATSTPAIDSSNYDRNISSTPRVDISVMTTNLVAQIAQKSGYNLRPGFVEKIRLSTNSYCINTINNARRNRREIIKAFRDKGLHPLLGFVLATSESKFQPSNNNSKVGLWQIPKEIGKNYLLPGEQETMLNDPKRGAEIAAAYLKDLINVFGIDNFVYAIACYGQTVGEAGELRTKLATSDLATTWQNDFWYTVEKGLISQDAAKHVVNFFAAGIVGENPQAFALQQERLSSLY, via the coding sequence TTGTTAGAAGTAAAAGACACAAAAAATATTGATACATTAATTTATCAATTAGACGGTGTAGAAATTGCTAGATGTGAAAGCCCTCCATATAAGCTTGTTATTGAGCCTGCAAAACTAGCTACAAAATTTCCTAGCTTAACAACTAGTAATCATATTCTTTCTATCACATTAGAAGATACTAAAGGAAAAAAGACTTTGCAGTCAGAAAGTTTATTGTTAGCTTTTGAAATGGCTGAAATAGCTACTGCAACTTCAACACCTGCAATAGATTCTAGTAATTATGATAGAAATATTTCTTCAACACCTAGAGTAGACATAAGCGTTATGACTACAAATTTAGTAGCTCAAATAGCACAAAAAAGTGGTTATAATTTGCGACCAGGTTTTGTAGAAAAGATACGCTTATCTACAAATAGCTATTGTATTAATACAATTAATAATGCACGTCGTAATAGAAGGGAAATCATAAAAGCTTTTAGAGACAAAGGATTACACCCTTTGTTAGGTTTTGTTTTGGCAACAAGTGAAAGTAAGTTTCAACCTTCTAATAACAATAGCAAAGTAGGTTTATGGCAGATTCCTAAAGAAATAGGGAAAAATTATCTTTTACCAGGTGAACAAGAAACAATGCTTAATGATCCAAAAAGAGGTGCAGAAATTGCAGCAGCTTATCTTAAAGATTTAATTAATGTTTTTGGCATAGACAATTTTGTTTATGCTATTGCTTGTTATGGTCAAACAGTTGGCGAAGCAGGAGAATTGCGAACTAAATTAGCAACAAGTGATTTAGCGACTACCTGGCAAAATGATTTTTGGTATACAGTAGAAAAAGGTTTGATTAGCCAAGATGCAGCAAAACATGTTGTAAATTTTTTTGCTGCTGGCATTGTAGGAGAAAATCCACAAGCCTTTGCTTTACAACAAGAAAGATTATCGTCGCTTTATTAA
- a CDS encoding PEGA domain-containing protein translates to MIKSWLKVLITLIMFLATTSLLILLSFFQSSVGSLIVTTNPTGAEIWLDGKLIAKTPAKLEAVSTGNHKIKLAKQGFYALEQEIKINEKQTTTLPLFSLQPDKPILTNNLTSNESSPSERIKEFRRLAEGAYLRGDYAFPEKSSAIYFNNIALAINPNDTKSLQLNKLIREALKKQAETAWQKNDFGTSLSAYSQLIENFPTDVTTLAELKRVENKLASRRNLIPHFLRLGETAFNNNRLFSPNNNSAYYYASQVLMIDPNNENALALRFRIKEKLLIEAQDLTSQDDLAGAVKIFQKMLRLFPEDGRIVSQIQVLNSQIEQQTNATKRE, encoded by the coding sequence ATGATAAAGTCTTGGTTAAAAGTCTTAATTACTTTAATAATGTTCCTAGCTACCACTAGCTTATTAATATTACTATCTTTTTTCCAATCATCAGTAGGTTCATTAATAGTTACTACTAATCCTACAGGAGCAGAAATTTGGTTGGATGGAAAGTTGATAGCTAAAACCCCAGCAAAATTAGAAGCGGTGTCTACAGGAAATCATAAAATTAAACTAGCAAAACAAGGCTTTTATGCTTTAGAACAAGAGATTAAGATTAACGAAAAGCAAACTACTACATTACCTCTATTTTCCTTACAACCAGATAAACCTATCCTTACAAATAATTTAACTAGTAATGAAAGTTCTCCTAGTGAGCGTATTAAAGAATTTCGGCGTTTAGCAGAAGGAGCATATTTAAGAGGAGATTATGCTTTTCCTGAAAAAAGCAGTGCTATTTATTTTAACAATATCGCACTAGCAATAAATCCTAATGACACTAAATCATTACAATTAAACAAATTAATTCGAGAAGCATTAAAAAAACAAGCAGAAACTGCTTGGCAAAAAAATGATTTTGGCACTTCTCTATCAGCTTATAGCCAGTTAATAGAAAATTTTCCTACAGATGTTACAACATTAGCAGAATTAAAACGGGTAGAAAACAAGTTAGCTAGCCGCCGTAATTTAATTCCTCATTTTTTAAGATTGGGAGAAACTGCTTTTAATAACAATCGACTATTTTCACCTAACAATAATAGTGCGTATTATTATGCGTCACAAGTTTTGATGATAGATCCAAACAATGAAAATGCTTTAGCTTTAAGGTTTCGTATTAAAGAAAAACTTTTAATAGAAGCACAAGATTTAACTTCACAGGATGATTTAGCAGGAGCAGTAAAAATATTCCAAAAAATGTTACGACTTTTCCCTGAAGATGGACGCATTGTTAGTCAAATACAAGTTCTTAATAGTCAAATAGAACAACAAACTAATGCAACAAAACGAGAATAA
- a CDS encoding DUF4384 domain-containing protein: MKQLYYLTIFLIAICVMSLTAFPQSKRARGLFVNNQADAIHILILKKIDETKFAPVDPSRAFQKGDQIKIAFESNFDGFVYVINVTPGGKKRVLFPFNKESNRIIHGQRYELPNLNTFVFDEEKGTEIVQVIMSKDAIAFFDQAVKNSQGELGETASSVAAELSGQVNKTPKSGIVVENITSVLPQSGAGSMRQRGIILSPGKDKTTEGTYIAIPDKGGDRSKDKDASRLKTNEVAVFEIRLQHI, from the coding sequence ATGAAACAGCTTTATTACTTGACGATTTTCTTAATAGCTATTTGTGTAATGAGCTTAACAGCTTTTCCACAAAGTAAACGCGCTCGAGGTTTATTTGTTAATAACCAAGCTGATGCAATACATATTTTGATTTTAAAGAAGATAGATGAAACTAAATTTGCTCCTGTTGATCCTAGCCGCGCTTTTCAAAAAGGAGATCAAATAAAAATTGCTTTTGAAAGTAATTTTGATGGTTTTGTCTATGTTATTAATGTAACTCCTGGAGGAAAGAAAAGAGTTCTATTTCCTTTTAATAAAGAAAGTAATCGCATAATTCATGGACAACGTTATGAATTACCTAATCTTAATACCTTTGTATTTGATGAAGAAAAAGGTACAGAGATAGTTCAAGTTATTATGTCCAAGGATGCAATAGCCTTTTTTGACCAGGCGGTAAAAAACTCTCAAGGTGAGTTAGGCGAAACAGCTTCTAGCGTTGCGGCTGAACTCTCTGGACAAGTTAACAAAACACCTAAAAGCGGTATTGTAGTAGAAAATATAACTAGTGTACTGCCTCAAAGCGGCGCAGGCTCTATGCGTCAACGAGGCATAATTTTATCTCCTGGTAAAGATAAAACTACAGAAGGAACTTATATAGCAATTCCTGATAAAGGAGGCGATCGATCAAAAGATAAAGATGCTAGTAGATTAAAAACCAATGAAGTAGCTGTTTTTGAAATTCGCTTACAACATATTTAA
- a CDS encoding FHA domain-containing protein: MLYNKKDYRRFINFMTTIILTIRSPESTQSFEMKTNHLTIGRGNQANLIIQNPSLSKIHASIHQENSRVWILNESSNGESFVNNKLVPTQGLAINDGDQIRLGKTTFIDISIKSSLTTVHKKTTTPVNKLPKNTSLVKIIFVMISCLFAITGLIWFLTKEPNKISNTTNIEEVTDNNLSTSTNETPQTEDLITENDLVENNLPKEEFIKKDVKLYLKMSEEEKLEFLDKQAQHISMMMGNRPYAFTDDVLGYIKKYVDSYAQRANTSSTRLWGENLNSLYARASLYAPEIIRAFNLRGVAPVVGLYIVMIETEYHDCLESPVGAKGLFQFMPATARAYGVDPNDRCDVKKMSPAAASYMADRITEFGPDAMSVALGIAGYNRSPDSVRRDLHDVISSENRERSFWTLVANSTKLDRPFQNENIKYVPKFFAAAIIGENPWAFGLKLRPLSTYTENPSSEKLRNSSQAIDQQFERSVIELIRRISSDDKPYVFPETALQEIKARVENYKNQPLVANTLFSLNQQTEKLALLARQEGVEPALLFYILLVELTNNKEHYELNIMAKKVLTELIALRATFGTTLADSSLIIIAAYRMGSGTKKSHPLLAVMRRIVKNPQTERNIWFLREQGEINDDVYNFTIDCLALGLIGQNPKAYGINAPAIYQW; this comes from the coding sequence TTGCTTTACAACAAGAAAGATTATCGTCGCTTTATTAATTTTATGACAACAATAATTTTAACTATTAGATCTCCAGAATCTACACAAAGTTTTGAGATGAAAACTAATCATCTAACCATAGGGCGTGGAAATCAAGCTAATCTTATTATTCAAAACCCTAGCCTTTCAAAAATCCATGCTAGCATTCATCAAGAAAATAGCCGTGTTTGGATACTTAATGAAAGCTCTAATGGTGAAAGTTTTGTAAATAATAAACTTGTGCCAACACAAGGATTAGCTATTAATGATGGCGATCAAATTAGATTAGGGAAAACTACATTTATTGATATATCAATTAAATCTTCCTTAACAACCGTTCATAAAAAAACTACTACACCGGTTAATAAACTTCCTAAAAATACAAGCTTGGTAAAAATTATTTTTGTAATGATTAGTTGTTTATTTGCTATAACAGGTTTAATTTGGTTTTTAACCAAAGAGCCAAACAAAATATCTAATACTACTAATATAGAAGAAGTTACAGACAATAATTTGTCTACATCAACTAATGAAACTCCTCAAACAGAAGACTTAATAACCGAAAATGATTTAGTAGAAAATAATTTACCTAAAGAAGAATTTATAAAAAAAGATGTAAAACTTTATCTAAAAATGTCAGAAGAAGAAAAACTGGAGTTTCTTGATAAACAAGCTCAACACATTTCAATGATGATGGGTAATCGTCCTTATGCTTTTACTGATGATGTTTTAGGCTATATAAAAAAATATGTTGATTCTTATGCACAAAGAGCTAATACAAGCTCTACAAGGCTTTGGGGTGAAAATCTTAATAGTCTTTATGCTCGTGCAAGTCTTTATGCTCCAGAAATTATTAGAGCCTTTAATTTGCGTGGAGTTGCGCCTGTTGTAGGACTTTATATTGTAATGATTGAAACAGAATATCATGACTGTTTGGAAAGCCCTGTAGGGGCTAAAGGACTATTTCAATTTATGCCTGCAACGGCTAGAGCTTATGGAGTAGACCCAAATGATCGTTGTGATGTAAAGAAAATGTCACCAGCAGCAGCAAGCTATATGGCTGATAGAATCACAGAATTTGGGCCCGATGCTATGAGCGTTGCTTTAGGAATAGCTGGCTATAATCGTAGCCCTGATTCTGTTAGACGAGACCTTCATGATGTTATTAGTAGTGAAAATCGTGAACGTAGTTTTTGGACTCTAGTTGCTAATTCCACAAAACTAGATAGACCGTTTCAAAATGAAAATATTAAATATGTACCAAAGTTTTTTGCTGCTGCAATTATTGGAGAAAATCCTTGGGCATTTGGGCTAAAATTAAGACCTTTATCAACTTATACTGAAAATCCATCTTCAGAGAAACTAAGAAATAGTTCCCAAGCTATAGATCAACAATTTGAAAGATCAGTTATAGAGCTAATTCGTCGTATTAGTAGTGATGATAAACCATATGTTTTTCCAGAAACAGCACTTCAAGAAATTAAAGCTAGAGTTGAAAATTATAAAAATCAACCTTTAGTAGCAAATACTTTATTTTCATTAAACCAACAAACAGAAAAACTAGCATTGCTAGCTAGACAAGAAGGCGTAGAACCAGCATTACTTTTTTATATATTGTTAGTTGAATTAACTAATAATAAAGAACACTATGAATTAAATATAATGGCTAAGAAAGTTTTAACAGAATTAATAGCTCTTAGAGCAACTTTTGGCACAACCTTAGCAGATAGTAGTCTAATTATTATTGCTGCTTATCGAATGGGGAGCGGAACAAAAAAATCTCACCCACTACTAGCAGTTATGCGTAGAATTGTTAAAAATCCACAAACAGAAAGAAATATTTGGTTTTTACGAGAACAAGGTGAAATTAATGATGATGTTTATAATTTTACTATAGATTGTCTTGCCTTAGGTCTAATTGGTCAAAACCCAAAAGCTTATGGAATAAATGCGCCTGCCATATATCAATGGTAG
- a CDS encoding NAD(P)-binding domain-containing protein → MTILYDLIIIGAGPAGIAAAYTAQKLQLNYLVLEKAKLQIQFIITLLAKSFFLLLMN, encoded by the coding sequence ATGACTATTTTATATGATTTAATTATTATTGGTGCCGGGCCAGCAGGAATTGCAGCCGCTTATACAGCCCAAAAATTACAACTAAATTATTTAGTGTTAGAAAAAGCCAAATTGCAAATACAATTTATAATTACCCTCTTGGCAAAGAGCTTTTTTCTACTGCTAATGAACTAG
- a CDS encoding SUMF1/EgtB/PvdO family nonheme iron enzyme, which translates to MKDNRELADSNSKFNQLETLKLPISNISLPTTTSNLQNSNLKPNYVEKSNFLPSANLPKWSLGVIITFSLFAVILIIYLALPNQLGFTLIVRGAPTGSDILIDNVSRGITLPDGSTKVTYLKPGKRLVRVTREGYNEFNTTVTATAGITESIIAQLVALERKNSLPEAIDYNGQMLLIAAGEFILGSNNYLPNEQVEQKVYLPDYYIDKYEVTNGQYQKFCQATNRSMPSNPWWDENYFSNPNLPIVGITWNDANAYANWANKKLPSEAEWEKAAAWDAKAQRKRIWPWGDNPDPIRANINTAHPSPINQYSSGASSYGVEDMAGNAAEWVDSFYQAYAGSQSTDTNYGTTNRVVRGGSFRSSFEDARTTRRFYHTPDFKADEVKNRSWLIGFRCAVLASDPKLQSFLKQPINK; encoded by the coding sequence ATGAAAGATAATAGGGAGTTAGCTGATTCAAATAGTAAATTCAATCAATTAGAAACATTAAAACTTCCTATTAGTAATATTTCTTTACCAACCACTACTTCCAATTTGCAAAATTCTAACTTAAAACCTAATTATGTTGAAAAATCAAATTTTCTACCGTCAGCGAATTTACCTAAGTGGAGTTTAGGGGTTATTATAACATTTTCTCTTTTTGCAGTAATATTAATTATTTATTTAGCCTTACCTAATCAATTAGGTTTTACTTTAATTGTTCGTGGTGCGCCCACAGGCAGCGATATTTTAATAGATAATGTTAGTCGAGGCATAACCTTGCCAGATGGTAGTACGAAAGTAACTTATCTTAAACCAGGTAAAAGACTAGTGCGCGTGACTAGAGAAGGATATAACGAATTTAACACGACTGTAACGGCTACAGCAGGAATTACAGAATCTATAATTGCACAACTAGTTGCATTAGAAAGAAAAAACTCGCTTCCTGAAGCAATAGACTATAACGGGCAAATGCTGCTAATAGCAGCAGGAGAGTTTATTTTAGGTAGTAACAATTATTTACCAAATGAGCAAGTAGAGCAAAAAGTTTATTTACCAGATTATTATATTGATAAATATGAAGTTACAAATGGACAATATCAAAAATTTTGCCAAGCTACTAATCGTTCAATGCCAAGTAATCCTTGGTGGGATGAGAATTATTTTTCTAACCCTAATTTGCCTATAGTTGGTATTACTTGGAATGATGCTAATGCTTATGCTAATTGGGCAAATAAAAAATTACCAAGTGAAGCTGAGTGGGAAAAAGCTGCTGCCTGGGATGCAAAAGCGCAAAGAAAGCGTATTTGGCCTTGGGGAGATAATCCTGATCCAATACGTGCCAATATTAATACTGCTCATCCTAGTCCAATTAATCAATATAGTAGTGGAGCAAGTAGTTATGGTGTAGAAGATATGGCTGGAAATGCTGCTGAGTGGGTAGATAGTTTCTATCAAGCATATGCAGGCAGTCAATCAACAGATACAAATTATGGGACAACAAATCGTGTTGTACGTGGAGGAAGTTTCCGTAGTAGTTTTGAAGATGCTCGCACAACCCGCCGATTTTATCACACACCAGATTTTAAGGCAGATGAAGTAAAAAACCGTAGTTGGTTAATTGGCTTTCGTTGTGCAGTTCTGGCAAGTGACCCAAAACTACAAAGTTTCTTAAAACAGCCTATCAATAAATAA
- a CDS encoding FHA domain-containing protein, producing the protein MKTFLTVFLPDKTQKDIEIMPNITIGQASDNCIVIKHPSISPYQAILEKRHQSYYLTNLSKNIPILVNGIAIYGEKN; encoded by the coding sequence ATGAAAACATTTTTAACAGTATTTTTACCTGATAAAACACAAAAAGATATTGAAATAATGCCTAATATAACTATTGGGCAAGCATCTGATAACTGTATTGTTATCAAGCATCCTAGCATTTCACCTTACCAAGCTATTTTAGAAAAAAGACATCAAAGCTACTATCTTACTAATCTATCAAAAAACATTCCTATATTAGTTAATGGAATAGCAATTTATGGAGAAAAAAATTAA
- a CDS encoding DUF4384 domain-containing protein, with protein MKIKQYKNKLIIIFLFFLLAQFQLVNLSLGQDSSLVWDKPVAVKRVSKPTRKSVPHRRVERVPLLTLEWRMLKRNSDGTVQETNPTAIFHTGDRIRLAIKANQNVYLYIIHHSEGQDGTLIFPDSRINNGENYVKKDQEYVLPAYCPTPEFDDPRDCWWKMTPPAGREEFTVICSRDMITSLPNQSLDIPGTIKLNIINDLKTTSGQKLKRTSRPDLSYSEGGSGRYITWVTNTNAKDNEDLIETIVITHGS; from the coding sequence ATGAAAATTAAACAATATAAAAACAAATTAATTATTATCTTTTTGTTTTTTTTGTTAGCACAGTTTCAACTAGTCAACCTAAGTTTAGGACAAGATTCCTCATTGGTTTGGGATAAGCCTGTAGCAGTAAAACGTGTGTCTAAACCAACAAGAAAATCTGTTCCTCATCGGCGTGTAGAACGTGTTCCACTTCTAACTTTAGAATGGCGTATGTTAAAGCGAAATAGTGATGGCACTGTTCAAGAAACCAACCCAACCGCTATTTTTCATACAGGTGATCGGATACGACTAGCTATAAAAGCTAATCAAAATGTTTACCTTTATATAATTCATCATAGTGAAGGACAAGATGGCACATTAATTTTTCCAGATTCAAGGATAAATAACGGGGAAAATTATGTTAAAAAAGATCAAGAGTATGTCCTACCTGCCTATTGTCCAACTCCTGAATTTGATGATCCTCGTGATTGTTGGTGGAAAATGACTCCTCCAGCAGGAAGAGAGGAATTTACTGTTATTTGTAGTCGCGACATGATTACAAGTTTACCTAATCAAAGTTTAGACATACCAGGCACAATTAAATTAAATATAATCAATGACTTAAAAACTACTTCTGGTCAAAAACTAAAACGTACTAGCCGACCAGACCTTTCTTACTCAGAAGGAGGTAGCGGACGTTATATAACTTGGGTGACAAATACTAATGCTAAAGATAATGAAGACTTAATAGAAACAATTGTTATTACACATGGGTCTTAG
- a CDS encoding trypsin-like peptidase domain-containing protein yields the protein MFDKRKSFLLILLITISNLLFSCTKLEDTKRLPLALTNQLSSNQTIEQTKISKEKVREAISSIGLILIRDNNKENLRPRGSGVVIRANGIIATNYHVIQNTQTGELYPEIFFELNKNDSNIERYRLTTTIINKEQDLALLQVIKESKDEKNQISINLPAINIETNPVELLDDIVVIGYPEKGGKTVTVNTGIVEGKDLLEEWIKTDARLIRGNSGGAAVNGNGKLIGIPTKIVVDSQEIDKDGDGFPDITQSYGAVGFLRPAYLITAMLGQLDKNSFSDNPNTTNPPDNVQQVIPVNLVTVQGKIIKSGTDNEPIAGARVGLIAAETDEVTPKNLLCWGGSNADGWFELNKAVPPGKYCLKVKAFGFEPYTQTIEIKEEQEIIIVKLSRLGG from the coding sequence ATGTTTGACAAGAGAAAAAGCTTTTTATTAATTTTGCTAATAACTATTTCTAACTTACTTTTTTCTTGTACAAAACTAGAAGATACTAAAAGATTGCCACTTGCTTTAACTAATCAACTATCGTCAAATCAGACAATAGAACAAACAAAAATATCTAAAGAAAAAGTTAGAGAAGCAATTAGCTCTATTGGGCTAATTTTAATTAGAGATAATAATAAAGAAAATTTACGGCCCCGTGGATCAGGTGTTGTTATTAGAGCAAATGGAATTATTGCTACTAATTATCATGTAATACAAAATACTCAAACAGGAGAGCTTTACCCAGAAATATTTTTTGAACTTAATAAAAATGATAGCAATATTGAACGCTATCGTTTAACAACAACCATAATCAATAAAGAGCAAGATCTTGCTTTACTTCAAGTTATCAAAGAAAGCAAAGACGAAAAAAATCAAATTTCAATTAATTTACCAGCCATAAATATAGAAACTAATCCTGTAGAACTCCTTGATGATATTGTAGTTATTGGCTATCCAGAAAAAGGAGGAAAAACAGTTACTGTTAACACTGGTATTGTAGAAGGAAAAGATTTGCTAGAGGAATGGATTAAAACAGATGCTAGGTTAATTCGTGGTAATAGTGGAGGAGCAGCAGTTAATGGTAATGGTAAATTAATTGGTATTCCAACAAAAATTGTTGTTGATAGCCAAGAAATTGATAAGGATGGTGACGGCTTTCCTGATATAACGCAATCTTATGGTGCTGTTGGATTTTTACGCCCAGCATATTTGATTACTGCTATGTTAGGGCAATTAGATAAAAATTCCTTTTCTGATAACCCCAATACAACAAACCCCCCTGATAATGTTCAACAAGTTATTCCTGTAAATTTAGTAACTGTACAAGGAAAAATTATTAAATCAGGAACAGATAATGAACCTATTGCTGGTGCGCGTGTTGGTTTGATTGCAGCAGAAACAGATGAAGTTACTCCTAAAAATCTCCTTTGTTGGGGAGGAAGCAACGCAGATGGTTGGTTTGAACTAAATAAAGCTGTTCCTCCAGGAAAATATTGCTTGAAAGTAAAGGCATTTGGCTTTGAACCATATACACAAACTATTGAAATTAAAGAAGAACAAGAAATTATAATAGTAAAATTAAGTAGGTTAGGAGGATAG
- a CDS encoding NAD(P)-binding domain-containing protein has protein sequence MSVISTKDHYKALNVLVAVGTMGIVNRLNVKGETPERVSYFFREAASFKEKEVVVIGGGNSAAETMLDLCQAGAKATMVLRRSSLDRIGQGTGIKPWVQMPLEQAWKTGKLSIVFNAQIKEILPTSIKLIVKDEIKEIACEQIFALTGTKPDVQLLERAGAKIAEDGKPIYDIKTYETTIPNLFVIGHLTREMHMKNAIALPPQIVRYIAKLLAKIG, from the coding sequence ATGAGTGTAATTTCCACTAAAGATCATTATAAGGCTCTTAATGTTTTGGTAGCAGTTGGAACAATGGGAATCGTTAACAGATTAAATGTAAAAGGAGAAACCCCAGAAAGAGTAAGTTATTTTTTCCGTGAGGCTGCATCATTTAAGGAGAAAGAAGTAGTAGTAATAGGCGGGGGAAATTCCGCAGCAGAAACTATGTTGGATTTATGCCAAGCAGGGGCAAAAGCAACAATGGTGTTAAGACGCTCTTCTTTGGATCGTATTGGACAAGGTACTGGAATTAAGCCTTGGGTGCAAATGCCACTAGAACAAGCATGGAAAACAGGAAAACTATCAATAGTTTTTAATGCTCAAATAAAAGAAATTCTACCTACTAGTATTAAGTTAATAGTTAAAGATGAGATTAAAGAAATTGCGTGTGAGCAAATTTTTGCCTTGACAGGAACTAAGCCCGACGTACAATTGCTAGAAAGAGCAGGAGCAAAAATTGCTGAAGATGGAAAGCCTATATATGATATAAAAACTTATGAAACAACTATACCTAACTTATTTGTTATAGGACATTTAACTAGAGAAATGCACATGAAGAATGCTATTGCTTTGCCACCTCAGATTGTTAGGTATATTGCTAAGCTGTTAGCAAAGATAGGTTAA